One uncultured Flavobacterium sp. genomic window carries:
- a CDS encoding sigma-70 family RNA polymerase sigma factor, translated as MRQLKITKQVTNRETASLDKYLQEIGKVDLITADEEVELAQRIKAGDQRALEKLTKANLRFVVSVAKQYQNQGLTLPDLINEGNLGLIKAAQRFDETRGFKFISYAVWWIRQSILQALAEQSRIVRLPLNKIGSINKINKMYALLEQSNERPPSAEEIAKELDMTVNDVKESMKNSGRHLSMDAPLVEGEDSNLYDVLRSGESPNPDRELIHESLRTEIERSLETLTPREADVVRLYFGLGDQHPMTLEEIGETFDLTRERVRQIKEKAIRRLKHTSRSKILKTYLG; from the coding sequence ATGAGACAACTTAAAATCACCAAGCAGGTAACCAATCGTGAAACTGCATCGTTAGACAAATACCTACAAGAAATTGGAAAAGTTGACCTAATTACCGCTGATGAAGAGGTAGAATTAGCACAAAGAATTAAGGCTGGTGATCAAAGAGCATTAGAAAAATTAACAAAAGCCAACCTACGTTTCGTTGTATCGGTTGCTAAACAATATCAAAACCAAGGATTAACTCTTCCTGACTTAATTAATGAAGGAAACTTAGGTTTAATTAAAGCGGCTCAACGTTTTGATGAAACTCGTGGTTTCAAATTCATCTCTTATGCTGTATGGTGGATTCGTCAATCGATTCTACAGGCTTTGGCAGAACAATCTCGTATTGTTCGTTTACCATTAAACAAAATTGGTTCTATCAATAAAATCAACAAAATGTATGCTTTATTAGAGCAATCTAACGAGCGTCCACCTTCTGCTGAAGAAATTGCAAAAGAACTTGACATGACAGTAAATGACGTAAAAGAGTCTATGAAAAACTCTGGTCGTCACTTATCTATGGATGCACCTCTTGTTGAAGGGGAAGATTCTAACCTTTATGACGTTTTACGTTCTGGAGAATCTCCAAACCCGGACAGAGAGTTAATTCACGAATCATTACGTACTGAAATCGAACGTTCATTAGAAACATTAACTCCTAGAGAGGCAGATGTTGTTCGTTTATATTTTGGTCTTGGCGATCAACACCCAATGACTTTAGAAGAAATTGGAGAAACTTTCGACCTAACTCGTGAGCGTGTACGTCAGATTAAAGAAAAAGCAATCCGTAGATTAAAACATACTTCAAGAAGTAAAATTCTTAAAACCTATTTAGGTTAA
- a CDS encoding response regulator transcription factor produces MDNINVLIIEDTPEQGDALTKVLLENNYTVAGVAGNFTDAIKLFYENTVDLIIIDVFLDGKPDGITFAESINIIPNASKPFVFLTSSQDRQIFERAKLTKPFSFLMKPFNELELLYAIEMAVEKFYQQTNVFLSEEQNTVISNDYLFIKKKNSLKKVAINDIIYIEVEERYCNIITEKEKFVIQISLTKISNLLDKNKFIKTHRNTIVNTDKIEEIILADNLVILKGNHKINLSDTYKDFIKKMNILS; encoded by the coding sequence ATGGATAACATCAATGTTTTAATCATAGAAGATACTCCAGAACAAGGTGATGCACTTACCAAAGTATTGCTTGAAAATAATTATACTGTTGCTGGAGTCGCCGGAAATTTTACTGATGCTATTAAGCTTTTTTACGAAAACACCGTTGATCTTATTATTATCGATGTGTTTCTGGACGGAAAACCAGACGGAATTACTTTTGCTGAGTCTATAAATATTATTCCGAATGCTTCAAAACCATTTGTCTTTTTAACCAGTTCACAAGATCGCCAGATTTTTGAACGTGCAAAACTTACAAAACCTTTCAGTTTTTTAATGAAACCTTTTAATGAGTTAGAATTACTATATGCTATAGAAATGGCGGTTGAAAAATTCTATCAACAAACAAATGTGTTTTTAAGCGAAGAACAAAATACCGTAATTAGCAATGATTACTTATTTATAAAGAAGAAAAACTCACTAAAAAAAGTAGCCATAAACGACATTATATATATTGAAGTCGAAGAACGATATTGCAACATTATTACCGAAAAAGAAAAATTCGTCATTCAAATTTCGCTGACCAAGATCAGTAATTTATTAGACAAAAATAAATTCATAAAAACGCATCGAAACACTATTGTCAATACAGACAAAATTGAAGAAATCATTCTTGCCGATAATCTTGTTATTCTAAAAGGAAATCACAAAATAAACTTAAGTGATACTTATAAAGATTTTATAAAAAAGATGAATATTTTGTCTTAA
- a CDS encoding bacteriocin: MKNKATTNTTKTSNLKNFTALSKKQLQTILGGTDPTISRGTRTSIPD, from the coding sequence ATGAAAAATAAAGCAACTACAAACACGACGAAAACATCAAACCTTAAAAACTTCACTGCTCTTTCCAAAAAACAATTACAAACTATTTTAGGAGGAACAGATCCAACAATATCTAGAGGAACAAGAACAAGTATTCCTGATTAA
- a CDS encoding ComC/BlpC family leader-containing pheromone/bacteriocin → MKNKAPQTTNTEKTSNLKNFTSLSTKQLQTILGGTDPTLSRGTRTSSGD, encoded by the coding sequence ATGAAAAACAAAGCACCGCAAACCACAAACACAGAGAAAACATCAAACCTTAAAAACTTCACTTCTCTTTCCACAAAACAATTACAAACTATTTTAGGAGGAACAGATCCAACATTATCAAGAGGTACAAGAACAAGTTCGGGAGATTAA
- a CDS encoding ATP-binding protein, with protein sequence MKQLNSKSDLETIDYCHYFRGHSLREKELYKQASIEFSLINKSFQYYYLVDNNIGLLFYHEKNFKKAIVYYLKAEKEILNHKDENEIAILYANIGICYLHLNQYTKAESYLKKDAVLNPKQITKSVIRANINIANLYYLQYKDKQAIYYFEKAYALSKNIKNFDLKYTTAFNMAIVEENKGNLKKALEYRKESEQWLDSLNNQNKIWAVADYEKKFAVAQKQKQIRVLEVENKLKKAQRNGLFFSAIGLLLILTAGVYLYAQKIKNAKIILLQKNKLDELNATKDQLFSIVSHDLRSSVNALKTSNSKLSATLETKNYDELNQLIIQNSSIANGAYRLLDNLLHWAMLQTKQLYFHKESVHLYSVVQQIEYNYKPLLLDKAITFENLVPKNIFIFVDLDSLKIVLRNLLDNAIKFSNENGKISFYTEDTNTDFCKLIIEDSGIGMKESTIQELLSDGELLAKKNNSEIIGTGLGLQLSKQMIKKNSGTLTIESELNQGTKMILTFPKTIV encoded by the coding sequence ATGAAACAACTGAATTCTAAGTCTGATTTAGAAACAATAGATTATTGTCATTATTTTAGAGGTCATTCATTAAGAGAGAAAGAACTCTATAAACAAGCAAGCATTGAATTTAGCTTAATAAACAAATCTTTCCAATATTATTATCTCGTTGATAATAATATTGGATTATTGTTTTATCATGAAAAAAATTTCAAAAAAGCAATTGTTTATTATTTGAAAGCCGAAAAAGAGATATTAAACCATAAAGATGAAAATGAAATAGCTATTTTGTATGCGAATATAGGAATCTGTTATTTACATTTAAATCAATATACAAAAGCAGAATCTTATTTAAAAAAAGACGCTGTTTTAAATCCCAAACAGATTACAAAAAGTGTAATTCGAGCCAATATTAATATTGCAAATCTCTATTATCTACAATATAAAGATAAACAAGCCATATACTATTTTGAAAAAGCATATGCTTTATCTAAAAATATAAAAAATTTCGACTTAAAATACACTACAGCATTCAATATGGCTATTGTAGAAGAAAACAAAGGTAATCTCAAAAAAGCTTTAGAATACAGAAAAGAATCCGAGCAATGGCTAGATTCTTTAAACAATCAAAACAAAATTTGGGCAGTTGCCGATTATGAGAAGAAATTTGCTGTAGCTCAAAAACAAAAACAGATTAGAGTACTTGAAGTCGAAAATAAACTTAAAAAGGCACAACGCAATGGTTTGTTTTTCTCCGCAATTGGCTTATTATTAATTTTAACTGCTGGTGTTTATCTGTATGCTCAAAAAATAAAGAACGCCAAAATTATATTACTTCAAAAGAATAAACTCGACGAACTAAATGCTACTAAAGATCAATTGTTCTCGATTGTAAGTCATGATTTAAGATCTTCTGTAAATGCACTCAAAACAAGTAACTCTAAATTATCTGCGACTCTGGAAACCAAAAATTATGACGAGCTAAACCAACTTATCATACAAAATAGCAGTATTGCCAATGGCGCTTACAGGTTATTAGATAATTTATTGCACTGGGCGATGCTACAAACCAAGCAATTGTATTTTCATAAAGAATCGGTCCATTTATATTCTGTCGTACAGCAAATTGAATATAATTATAAACCATTGCTTCTTGATAAAGCGATTACCTTTGAGAATTTGGTTCCAAAAAATATCTTTATCTTCGTAGACCTCGATTCGTTAAAGATTGTACTTCGAAATCTATTAGACAATGCAATTAAATTTTCTAATGAAAACGGAAAAATTAGCTTTTACACAGAAGACACAAATACTGATTTTTGTAAACTTATCATTGAGGATTCTGGTATAGGAATGAAAGAAAGCACGATTCAAGAATTACTTTCAGATGGTGAATTGCTAGCCAAGAAAAACAATTCTGAAATTATCGGAACTGGTTTAGGTTTGCAATTATCTAAACAAATGATCAAGAAAAATAGTGGAACCTTAACTATAGAAAGCGAACTCAATCAAGGAACTAAAATGATTCTGACTTTCCCAAAAACAATTGTATAG
- a CDS encoding DUF4249 domain-containing protein, protein MKHFKYKILIFIFLALAITGCTEQYAFKNNDFESALVVEGTITNEIKNQTIRVSQVYQLDETGPKFETGANVFVTDDQGNEYQFEQKDTVYASLTQFRAEPGRKYQLKIKTKTGKNYISDEQTLTTETKIDNITATVENVSGQHGVQINVNSYDPTNTSKYYRYEYSETYKIVAPLWAPLETSLKIFPAIPPDPAHDIPGSPAMEGILVSLRTVQNKTCFSTKKSEAIILNNTNSSSEDRVHFPVRFISNQNYIISHRYSIFVKQYVQNLAAYTYYKTLRDLSTSGSILSPKQPGFFYGNIKSVENPGEKVIGFFEVSSVSSERIYFNYSDLFPNEPLPPYYESDCHIEAYDDCPGDLPCRRQVLRSLIRTKAASLVSYNGFTVYSMVKAPCGDCTTFSSNIVPPFWID, encoded by the coding sequence ATGAAACATTTCAAATATAAAATCTTAATTTTCATTTTTCTCGCTCTTGCCATAACGGGCTGTACAGAACAGTACGCTTTTAAAAACAATGATTTTGAAAGCGCTCTTGTTGTCGAAGGGACAATTACAAATGAAATAAAAAATCAAACGATAAGAGTTTCTCAAGTTTACCAACTCGACGAAACGGGACCTAAATTTGAAACCGGCGCCAACGTTTTTGTTACCGATGATCAAGGAAATGAGTATCAATTTGAACAAAAAGATACCGTTTATGCTTCTCTTACTCAATTTAGAGCAGAGCCTGGAAGAAAGTATCAGTTAAAAATCAAAACCAAAACAGGCAAAAACTATATTTCGGATGAGCAAACTTTAACTACAGAAACTAAGATTGATAATATAACGGCAACAGTTGAAAATGTTTCAGGACAGCATGGCGTTCAAATAAATGTAAATAGTTATGACCCAACAAATACTTCAAAATATTATAGATATGAGTATAGTGAAACTTATAAAATAGTAGCACCTCTTTGGGCTCCGCTTGAGACAAGTCTTAAAATATTTCCGGCAATTCCACCAGATCCAGCCCATGATATACCTGGGTCGCCAGCAATGGAAGGCATATTAGTATCCCTTAGAACAGTTCAAAACAAAACCTGTTTTTCTACTAAAAAATCTGAAGCTATTATTCTAAACAATACTAATAGCAGTAGTGAAGATCGTGTGCACTTTCCGGTACGATTTATTAGTAACCAAAACTATATCATATCACATCGTTATAGCATTTTTGTAAAACAGTATGTTCAAAATTTAGCTGCATATACTTATTATAAAACATTAAGAGACTTGTCGACATCGGGAAGCATACTTTCACCCAAACAACCCGGATTCTTTTATGGCAATATAAAATCCGTAGAAAATCCTGGCGAAAAAGTGATTGGCTTTTTTGAAGTATCTTCTGTCTCTTCAGAAAGAATTTACTTCAATTATAGTGATTTATTTCCTAACGAACCGCTTCCACCTTACTATGAAAGTGATTGTCATATTGAAGCTTATGACGATTGTCCCGGAGATCTTCCTTGCAGAAGACAAGTACTACGTTCTCTTATCCGCACAAAAGCAGCATCACTTGTTTCATATAATGGCTTTACAGTTTATTCTATGGTAAAAGCTCCGTGTGGAGATTGTACTACTTTTTCATCTAATATCGTTCCTCCTTTCTGGATAGATTAA
- a CDS encoding DUF4249 domain-containing protein yields MEYFKYKISIFLLLALAITGCTEQYAFKNTDFESALVVEGTITNEFKNQIIRLSQVYQLEETGPRLETGANVFIRDDQGNEYQFEQKDTVYVSLTQFKAEPGRKYQLKIRTKGGKNYTSDEQTLTTETKIDNVTATVENVLGQRGVQINVNSYDPTNTSKYYRYEYAETYKIIAPQWYFLEANVYTIPANPGDPKNDIPATPASEDIRVTPRTTEAKTCFSTKKSEAIILNNTNSLSEDRVHFPVRFISDQNYIISHRYSIFVKQYVQNLAAHTYYKTLRDLSSSGNILSPKQPGFFYGNIKSVENPTEKVIGFFEVSSVSSERIYFNYTDLFPKEPLPPYYETNCEPEMFLNCDGLLPCRGAALRSLLRTRSSVMSSWNYLSDFFLVKGACGDCTTFSSNIVPPFWVD; encoded by the coding sequence ATGGAATATTTTAAATATAAAATCTCAATTTTTCTTCTTCTGGCACTTGCTATAACCGGCTGTACAGAACAATACGCTTTTAAAAACACTGATTTTGAAAGTGCACTTGTTGTTGAAGGAACGATAACAAATGAATTTAAGAACCAAATTATTCGACTTTCTCAGGTATATCAATTAGAAGAAACAGGGCCAAGACTTGAAACTGGCGCAAATGTTTTTATTCGTGATGATCAAGGAAATGAATATCAATTTGAACAAAAAGATACTGTATATGTTTCTCTCACTCAATTTAAAGCTGAGCCTGGAAGAAAATATCAATTAAAGATTAGAACAAAAGGAGGCAAAAACTATACTTCTGATGAACAGACTTTAACTACCGAAACTAAGATCGACAATGTTACGGCAACTGTTGAGAATGTTTTAGGACAACGCGGAGTTCAGATAAATGTAAATAGTTATGACCCAACAAATACTTCGAAATATTACAGATATGAGTATGCTGAAACGTATAAAATTATAGCACCTCAGTGGTATTTCCTGGAGGCTAACGTATATACAATTCCGGCCAATCCGGGGGATCCTAAAAATGATATTCCAGCCACTCCGGCATCAGAAGATATTAGGGTAACTCCAAGAACAACTGAAGCCAAAACTTGTTTTTCTACTAAAAAATCTGAAGCTATTATCCTAAACAATACCAATAGTCTTAGTGAAGATCGCGTGCACTTTCCGGTACGTTTTATTAGCGATCAAAACTATATTATATCACATCGTTATAGCATTTTTGTAAAGCAATATGTTCAAAATTTAGCCGCTCATACTTATTATAAAACATTAAGAGATTTATCATCATCCGGAAATATACTTTCGCCTAAACAACCCGGATTCTTTTACGGAAACATAAAATCAGTAGAAAATCCTACTGAAAAAGTAATTGGTTTTTTTGAAGTTTCTTCTGTCTCTTCAGAAAGAATTTACTTTAATTATACAGATTTATTCCCAAAAGAACCTCTTCCTCCTTATTACGAAACGAACTGTGAGCCAGAAATGTTTCTGAATTGCGATGGTCTTCTTCCATGTAGAGGAGCCGCACTACGTTCGCTGCTTCGTACAAGATCCAGCGTAATGTCGTCATGGAATTACTTGTCCGATTTTTTCTTAGTAAAAGGCGCATGCGGAGATTGTACTACTTTTTCGTCTAATATAGTCCCTCCTTTCTGGGTAGATTAA
- a CDS encoding TonB-dependent receptor, with product MKKITLLILLLAFQHIIYSQVISDKVSVEFKNANLKTAIQNIEQASYYKFYFDEKWLATDSTTISKQFKEVRIGEVLEDVFQNTSFNFFIADNKIILTNNSIIYNQLPDDYFGVPLEKNENGEMVAPVFYQQYDSIKRTNSRNPNKNMRDVVLIGKEVKNQKKKTYTLSGFVRGGKNRHGVANVLIKIPNTEFTATTDKTGFYKLQVPAGMSTVETETFSYDKVTKNIMVYNDGTLNFNVVDNINQLDEVLVKTNKSKNAKAAITGVTTIDSEGIKNVPLVLGERDILKVALTLPGIKTAGEGSAGYNVRGGKEDQNLFLLDNAVLYNPNHFFGFFTALNPYTTKKVDIYKGSIPAEFGGRLSSVFDITSKTGNFNKFEGEGGIGPATSNLMISTPIVKGKSSLVVGGRASYSDWILKSLDDEKLKNSQASFYDLILKYNHKINANNDIESTLYYSHDKFSVSSDSLYKYSNRLATIKWNHTFNEKNKGSLLFTNSEYKFNIDYQSSGINSFDFGYKINETQGQLKMIYLYNEKHKFSYGLSSKLYGINPGYLRPENPKSTLIPIEIEKERGLESAAYIGDNYKINDKFLLDFGLRYSSFASLGPSTQRVYQDNLPISDATVVETKTYKNNEVIKRYGGLEPRIAARYFITDDFSVRASYDKTYQYIHLLSNNTTQSPTDIWKLSDLNVKPESAQQVSLGFYKNLKNDELELSLEGYYKKSKNILDYKVGADLLLNQNIETELLQGDGKAYGIEVLLKKQVGRLNGWLGYTYSRSLIKLNSQFNEEKVNDGKYFASNFDKPHDFSAVLNYRITKRYSFSSNFIYQTGRPITYPIGTYDYGNAKYTVYSDRNKFRIPDYFRLDIGFNIEGNHKIKKLAHSFWNISVYNVLGRNNPYSVFFVTDKGQIKAYKTSIFSIPIPSITYNFKF from the coding sequence ATGAAAAAAATTACTCTCTTAATATTATTACTAGCCTTTCAGCACATTATATACTCTCAGGTAATCAGCGACAAAGTTTCGGTAGAATTTAAAAATGCAAATCTTAAAACTGCTATTCAAAATATAGAACAAGCTTCTTATTATAAATTCTATTTTGATGAAAAATGGTTAGCAACCGACAGTACTACTATATCAAAACAATTTAAAGAAGTTCGCATTGGTGAAGTTCTTGAAGATGTTTTTCAGAACACCAGCTTTAATTTTTTTATTGCTGATAATAAAATCATACTAACCAATAATAGCATTATATACAATCAACTGCCTGATGACTATTTTGGCGTTCCTTTAGAAAAAAACGAAAACGGAGAAATGGTAGCTCCTGTTTTTTATCAGCAATATGACTCCATAAAAAGGACAAACTCCAGAAATCCTAATAAAAACATGAGAGATGTTGTTCTTATTGGTAAAGAAGTGAAAAATCAAAAAAAGAAAACCTATACGCTCTCAGGTTTTGTCAGAGGTGGAAAAAACAGACATGGCGTTGCAAACGTTTTGATAAAAATTCCGAATACTGAATTTACTGCAACTACCGATAAAACCGGATTTTATAAATTACAAGTGCCTGCGGGTATGAGTACGGTTGAAACCGAAACTTTTTCATACGATAAAGTAACCAAAAACATTATGGTATATAATGATGGTACTTTAAACTTTAACGTCGTAGATAATATTAACCAACTTGATGAAGTTTTAGTAAAAACAAATAAGAGCAAGAATGCAAAAGCAGCAATTACCGGAGTAACAACTATTGATTCTGAAGGAATTAAAAACGTCCCTTTAGTATTAGGTGAACGTGATATCTTAAAAGTTGCCTTAACATTACCTGGAATAAAAACGGCTGGAGAAGGTTCAGCAGGATACAATGTTAGAGGTGGTAAAGAAGATCAGAATTTATTTTTACTAGACAATGCTGTTTTGTATAATCCAAATCACTTTTTTGGTTTTTTTACAGCTTTAAATCCTTATACTACAAAAAAAGTTGACATTTATAAAGGAAGTATTCCTGCGGAATTTGGAGGAAGACTATCTTCTGTTTTTGACATTACTTCTAAAACAGGAAATTTCAACAAATTTGAAGGCGAAGGAGGAATTGGACCTGCAACAAGCAACCTGATGATTTCGACTCCAATAGTTAAAGGGAAATCAAGTTTAGTTGTTGGAGGAAGAGCCAGTTACTCTGATTGGATTTTAAAAAGCCTGGACGATGAGAAGTTAAAAAATAGCCAAGCTTCATTTTATGATCTTATTTTAAAGTACAATCACAAAATAAATGCTAATAACGATATTGAATCTACATTATATTATAGTCATGATAAATTTAGTGTTTCATCTGATTCATTGTATAAGTACAGCAACAGATTAGCTACAATAAAATGGAATCATACTTTTAACGAAAAGAATAAAGGTTCATTACTCTTCACCAATAGCGAATACAAATTCAACATTGATTATCAGTCTTCCGGAATAAATTCATTTGATTTTGGATATAAAATTAATGAGACTCAGGGGCAGCTAAAAATGATTTATTTATATAATGAAAAGCATAAATTTAGCTACGGTTTATCTAGTAAATTATATGGTATTAATCCTGGGTATCTTAGACCGGAAAATCCTAAATCTACTTTAATTCCTATTGAAATAGAAAAAGAGCGAGGTTTAGAATCTGCAGCTTACATTGGTGATAATTATAAAATTAATGACAAATTTTTACTTGATTTTGGTTTAAGGTATTCTTCATTTGCATCATTGGGACCATCTACCCAAAGAGTGTATCAAGACAATCTTCCTATCAGTGACGCTACTGTTGTTGAAACTAAAACGTATAAAAACAATGAAGTAATAAAACGATATGGCGGATTAGAACCTAGAATTGCTGCCAGATATTTTATCACTGATGATTTTTCTGTTCGTGCCAGTTACGATAAAACTTATCAATATATCCATTTGTTATCAAATAATACAACGCAATCTCCAACGGATATCTGGAAACTTTCTGATTTGAATGTAAAACCAGAAAGCGCACAACAAGTTTCTCTTGGATTTTATAAGAATTTAAAAAATGACGAATTAGAGCTTAGTTTAGAAGGATATTATAAAAAATCAAAAAACATTCTTGATTATAAAGTTGGTGCTGACTTACTACTAAACCAAAATATCGAAACCGAGCTTTTACAAGGAGACGGAAAAGCTTATGGTATTGAAGTATTACTAAAAAAACAAGTTGGCAGACTTAACGGATGGTTGGGATATACATACTCAAGATCATTAATAAAATTAAACAGTCAGTTTAACGAAGAAAAAGTAAACGACGGAAAATATTTTGCTTCTAATTTTGACAAACCACATGATTTTAGTGCAGTATTAAACTACAGGATTACAAAACGTTATAGTTTTTCAAGTAATTTTATATACCAAACAGGACGACCAATAACGTACCCAATTGGAACTTATGATTACGGAAATGCAAAATACACTGTTTATAGTGATCGTAATAAATTTAGAATTCCGGATTATTTCAGACTAGATATTGGTTTTAATATTGAAGGAAATCATAAGATAAAAAAATTAGCGCATAGCTTTTGGAACATTTCAGTTTATAATGTTTTAGGAAGAAACAATCCTTACTCTGTGTTTTTTGTAACAGACAAAGGACAAATAAAAGCCTATAAGACTTCTATATTTTCGATTCCTATTCCAAGTATTACCTATAATTTCAAGTTTTAA
- a CDS encoding polyribonucleotide nucleotidyltransferase, producing MIPQLFVEKIDLGDGRSITIETGRLAKQADGSVVVRMGDTMILATAVSARTSNPGVDFLPLTVDYREKFAAAGRFPGGFFKREARPSDSEVLTMRLVDRVLRPLFPDDYHAETQVMIQLMSHDEEVMPDALAGLAASAALAVSDIPFYNLISEVRVARIDGKFVINPSRVDLEKSDIDMMIGASLDSVAMVEGEMKEISEAEMVEAIKFAHEAIKVQIHAQLRLQAAFGKKEIRTYEGEKENEEIYKKVKAAAYDKIYAIAKVGSAKHERGAAFAEVKEEVKALFTEEELAADGDLVSKYFYKTNKEAVRNVVLELGVRLDGRKTTDIRPIWCETDYLPRVHGSSLFTRGETQALATVTLGTSREANQIDSPSEQGEEKFYLHYNFPPFSTGEAKPLRGTSRREVGHGNLAQRALKNMIPADCPYTIRIVSEVLESNGSSSMATVCAGTMALMDAGVQMVKPVSGIAMGLITDGEKFAVLSDILGDEDHLGDMDFKVTGTADGITACQMDIKIDGLRYDIMEQALGQAREGRMHILGKLTETIAAPRADVKAHAPKIITRTIPGNFIGALIGPGGKVIQELQKATGTTIVINEVDEQGVIEILGTDPAGIEAVLAKIKSITFKPQMGEAYEVKVIKMLDFGAVVEYTAAPGNEVLLHVSELAWERTENVTDVVNMGDVFEVKYLGVDPKTKKEKVSRKALLQRPPREEKKE from the coding sequence ATGATTCCACAATTATTTGTAGAAAAGATCGATTTAGGTGATGGCAGAAGCATCACAATCGAGACAGGACGTTTAGCTAAACAAGCTGATGGCTCTGTAGTAGTAAGAATGGGCGACACAATGATTCTTGCGACAGCAGTTTCAGCGCGTACGTCAAACCCAGGTGTTGATTTTTTACCATTAACGGTAGATTATCGCGAAAAATTTGCAGCAGCAGGTCGTTTCCCAGGAGGTTTCTTTAAAAGAGAAGCTCGTCCAAGTGATAGCGAAGTATTAACAATGAGATTAGTAGACCGTGTTTTACGTCCGCTTTTCCCAGATGATTACCATGCTGAAACGCAAGTTATGATTCAATTAATGTCTCATGACGAAGAAGTTATGCCAGACGCTTTAGCTGGTTTAGCTGCATCTGCAGCATTAGCAGTTTCAGACATTCCTTTTTATAACTTAATTTCTGAAGTACGTGTTGCACGTATCGACGGAAAATTTGTTATCAATCCAAGCAGAGTAGACTTAGAAAAATCTGATATCGACATGATGATTGGAGCTTCTTTAGACTCAGTTGCCATGGTTGAAGGTGAGATGAAAGAAATTTCAGAAGCTGAAATGGTTGAAGCAATTAAATTTGCTCACGAAGCTATTAAAGTTCAAATTCACGCACAATTGCGTTTACAAGCTGCTTTTGGTAAAAAAGAAATTCGTACTTACGAAGGTGAGAAAGAAAACGAAGAAATCTATAAAAAAGTAAAAGCTGCTGCATACGATAAAATTTATGCTATTGCAAAAGTTGGTTCAGCTAAACACGAAAGAGGAGCTGCATTTGCTGAAGTAAAAGAAGAAGTAAAAGCTTTATTTACAGAAGAAGAATTAGCTGCTGACGGAGATTTAGTTTCTAAATATTTCTACAAAACAAACAAAGAAGCTGTTCGTAATGTAGTATTAGAATTAGGAGTTCGTTTAGATGGTAGAAAAACAACAGACATCAGACCAATTTGGTGTGAAACTGATTATTTACCAAGAGTTCACGGTTCATCTTTATTTACACGTGGAGAAACTCAAGCATTGGCAACTGTAACTTTAGGAACTTCAAGAGAAGCTAACCAAATTGATTCTCCATCTGAACAAGGTGAAGAGAAATTCTATTTACACTATAACTTCCCTCCTTTCTCTACTGGTGAAGCAAAACCTCTAAGAGGAACTTCAAGAAGAGAAGTTGGTCACGGTAACTTAGCTCAAAGAGCTTTAAAAAACATGATTCCTGCTGATTGTCCTTACACAATTCGTATTGTTTCTGAAGTATTAGAATCTAACGGTTCTTCTTCTATGGCAACAGTTTGTGCTGGAACAATGGCTTTGATGGATGCTGGAGTTCAAATGGTGAAACCAGTTTCTGGAATCGCTATGGGATTAATTACTGATGGTGAGAAATTTGCTGTATTGTCAGATATTTTAGGTGATGAAGATCACTTAGGAGATATGGACTTTAAAGTAACCGGAACTGCTGATGGTATTACAGCTTGTCAAATGGACATTAAAATTGATGGTTTACGTTACGACATTATGGAGCAAGCTTTAGGGCAAGCACGTGAAGGACGTATGCACATCTTAGGAAAATTAACTGAAACTATCGCTGCACCAAGAGCTGATGTAAAAGCTCATGCACCAAAAATCATTACCAGAACTATTCCTGGAAACTTTATTGGCGCATTAATTGGACCTGGAGGAAAAGTAATTCAAGAATTACAAAAAGCTACAGGAACAACTATTGTAATCAACGAAGTTGATGAACAAGGTGTTATCGAAATCTTAGGTACAGATCCTGCTGGAATTGAAGCAGTATTGGCAAAAATTAAGTCAATCACTTTCAAACCACAAATGGGAGAAGCTTATGAGGTAAAAGTTATTAAAATGTTAGATTTTGGAGCTGTCGTAGAATATACTGCTGCACCAGGAAACGAAGTTTTATTACACGTATCTGAATTAGCTTGGGAACGTACTGAAAATGTTACTGATGTTGTAAACATGGGTGACGTATTTGAAGTGAAATACCTAGGAGTTGATCCTAAAACTAAAAAAGAAAAAGTGTCAAGAAAAGCACTTTTACAAAGACCTCCACGTGAGGAGAAAAAAGAGTAA